One Marinibacterium anthonyi genomic region harbors:
- a CDS encoding N-acyl amino acid synthase, PEP-CTERM/exosortase system-associated, with product MPEPGPSFSVSIAATQADLRAAQALRYDVFVRELGGGGALVDHENGLERDAFDPFFDHMIVRDDSTGAVVGVYRLLRDDQARQAGQFYSEAEYDLTKLRQSGRRLLELGRSCLHPDYRGGAAMYHLWTGLADYVQRHGIEILFGTASFHGTDIAALAEPLSMLHHNHLAPPDLRVRAVDGHFQPMDLIARDRLDRRRAMLAVPALIKAYLRLGGTVGEGAYVDHAFNTTDVCLVMDTARMNDRQKRIYTGARAG from the coding sequence ATGCCTGAGCCAGGCCCGTCCTTCTCCGTCTCCATCGCCGCGACCCAAGCCGATCTGCGTGCCGCCCAGGCGCTGCGCTACGACGTTTTCGTCCGCGAACTGGGCGGCGGCGGCGCTTTGGTCGACCACGAGAACGGGCTGGAACGCGACGCCTTCGACCCGTTCTTCGACCATATGATCGTGCGCGACGACAGCACCGGCGCCGTCGTCGGCGTCTACCGCCTGTTGCGCGACGACCAGGCGCGGCAAGCCGGGCAATTCTATTCCGAAGCCGAATACGACCTGACGAAGCTGCGCCAATCCGGCCGCAGGCTGCTGGAACTGGGCCGGTCCTGCCTGCATCCCGATTACCGGGGCGGGGCGGCCATGTACCACCTCTGGACCGGGCTGGCCGACTACGTCCAGCGCCACGGGATCGAGATCCTCTTCGGCACCGCCTCCTTCCACGGCACCGACATCGCCGCGCTGGCCGAACCGCTGTCGATGCTGCATCACAACCACCTGGCGCCCCCCGACCTGCGCGTGCGCGCGGTCGACGGCCATTTCCAGCCCATGGACCTGATCGCCAGGGACCGGCTGGACCGGCGCCGCGCCATGCTGGCGGTGCCGGCGCTGATCAAGGCCTACCTGCGCCTGGGCGGCACCGTGGGCGAAGGCGCCTATGTCGATCACGCCTTCAACACCACCGACGTCTGCCTGGTCATGGACACCGCCCGCATGAACGACCGCCAGAAACGCATCTACACGGGCGCGCGCGCCGGATGA
- a CDS encoding 2-acyl-glycerophospho-ethanolamine acyltransferase — protein sequence MSATWRSDTPPDPVRIGPAGYALIVLRGLPLAILVFGGLGLHLTLRLIERPLYGVHRPWTPYITQFVCRNALRLLGLRFRTRGRIMAHPGALVANHSTWLDIFTLNAAKRIYFVSKAEVARWPAIGWLARATGTVFIDRDPRQARDHNRLFQDRLKSGHKLLFFPEGTSTDGQRLLPFRTTLFAAFFAPDLRDITWIQPVAVRYTAPPGAPARFYGWWGDMDFATDLLKILARHPQGAVTITYCPPLRVADFADRKALARAAEDAVRNHLTDPGQTPHPHA from the coding sequence ATGAGCGCCACCTGGCGTTCCGATACGCCCCCCGATCCGGTTCGGATCGGGCCCGCGGGCTACGCGCTGATCGTCCTGCGCGGCTTGCCGCTGGCCATCCTCGTCTTCGGCGGCCTCGGCCTTCACCTCACGTTGCGCCTGATCGAACGCCCGCTTTACGGGGTCCACCGCCCCTGGACGCCCTACATCACCCAGTTCGTCTGCCGAAACGCCCTGCGCCTTCTGGGCCTCCGCTTCCGCACGCGGGGCCGGATCATGGCCCATCCCGGCGCATTGGTGGCCAACCATTCCACCTGGCTCGACATCTTCACGCTGAACGCGGCCAAGCGGATCTACTTCGTCTCCAAGGCCGAAGTCGCCAGATGGCCGGCCATCGGCTGGCTGGCCCGCGCCACCGGCACCGTCTTCATCGACCGCGATCCGCGCCAGGCCCGCGACCACAACCGCCTGTTCCAGGACCGGCTCAAGTCCGGGCACAAGCTGCTGTTCTTCCCCGAAGGGACATCGACCGACGGGCAGCGCCTGCTGCCCTTCCGTACCACCCTGTTCGCGGCCTTCTTCGCGCCAGACCTGCGCGACATCACCTGGATCCAACCTGTCGCCGTCCGCTACACCGCACCCCCGGGCGCCCCCGCACGGTTCTACGGCTGGTGGGGCGACATGGATTTCGCCACCGACCTGCTCAAGATCCTGGCCCGGCACCCGCAGGGCGCCGTCACCATCACCTATTGCCCCCCCCTGCGCGTCGCCGACTTTGCCGACCGCAAGGCATTGGCGCGCGCGGCCGAAGACGCCGTGCGCAATCACTTGACAGACCCCGGCCAAACACCGCATCCGCACGCCTGA
- the rpiB gene encoding Ribose-5-phosphate isomerase B produces the protein MTDPVRIVLSSDHAAIPLRQAILKHIEEKGYKAVDIGPVTPESTHYPMHGEAAARRVASGDCQLGIILCGTGQGIMMAANKVGGIRCGVCCDTFSARMIRQHNNANMLSIGARVVGEGLALDIVDAFLDAEFEGGRHATRTDMIDAIQG, from the coding sequence ATGACAGACCCCGTCCGCATCGTCCTGTCCAGCGACCACGCCGCCATCCCGCTGCGCCAGGCGATCCTCAAACATATCGAGGAAAAAGGTTACAAAGCCGTGGACATCGGCCCCGTGACCCCCGAAAGCACCCATTACCCGATGCACGGCGAAGCCGCCGCGCGCCGCGTGGCCTCGGGCGATTGCCAGCTTGGCATCATCCTGTGCGGCACGGGGCAGGGGATCATGATGGCCGCCAACAAGGTCGGCGGCATCCGCTGCGGCGTCTGCTGCGACACGTTTTCGGCCCGGATGATCCGCCAGCACAACAACGCCAACATGCTGTCCATCGGCGCGCGCGTCGTGGGCGAAGGCCTGGCGCTGGATATCGTCGACGCCTTCCTGGACGCCGAATTCGAAGGCGGCCGCCACGCCACCCGCACCGACATGATCGACGCGATTCAAGGCTGA
- a CDS encoding ribosomal-protein-alanine acetyltransferase: protein MQPAITDPQTRHARPEEAPRLASRLAPRLAPRLAALHVEVWRETYAGFAPAEALEILDEARRLPYWQACLGAPDPLTGAILAVSGDDVLGVASFGPSTQPEMGGAVEIKHLYVRGPARGAGVGRLLLTACFAYFQQLGVHAVALAVVRENDRARRFYAAMGGVEGVGYTDPGPLWRSSNIVVRWDLAGGDG from the coding sequence ATGCAGCCCGCCATCACGGATCCGCAGACCCGGCATGCCCGGCCCGAAGAGGCCCCCCGTCTGGCCTCCCGTCTGGCCCCCCGTCTGGCCCCCCGTCTGGCCGCGCTGCACGTCGAGGTCTGGCGCGAAACCTATGCCGGTTTCGCCCCGGCCGAGGCGCTGGAGATCCTGGACGAGGCGCGCCGCCTGCCCTATTGGCAGGCCTGCCTTGGCGCGCCGGATCCGTTGACGGGGGCCATCCTTGCCGTGTCGGGCGACGATGTCCTGGGAGTTGCAAGCTTTGGCCCGTCGACCCAGCCCGAAATGGGCGGCGCGGTGGAGATCAAGCATCTGTATGTTCGCGGCCCGGCGCGCGGCGCCGGGGTGGGACGGCTGTTGCTGACAGCGTGTTTCGCCTATTTTCAACAGCTTGGCGTCCACGCCGTGGCACTGGCCGTGGTGCGCGAGAACGACCGCGCGCGCCGGTTCTATGCGGCGATGGGCGGGGTCGAAGGGGTCGGTTATACCGACCCGGGGCCGCTGTGGCGGTCGTCGAACATCGTGGTGCGCTGGGATCTGGCGGGGGGCGACGGCTGA
- the rpsB gene encoding 30S ribosomal protein S2, with product MALTDFTMRQLLEAGVHFGHQTQRWNPRMGPYIYGSRNGIHILDLTQTVPMLDQALNVIRETVAKGGRVLFVGTKRQAAASIADAAEKSAQYYMNHRWLGGTLTNWKTVSQSINRLKQIDESMEGGFGGLTKKERLGMERDQEKLQASLGGIREMGGVPDLLFVIDVKKEALAIAEANKLGIPVVAVVDTNCNPEGVDYVIPGNDDAARAITLYCELAANAALEGMSDQLGAAGVDIGELEEAPVEELVEETAPAAADETPAEA from the coding sequence ATGGCTCTTACTGACTTCACCATGCGTCAGCTGCTGGAAGCTGGCGTGCACTTCGGCCACCAGACGCAGCGCTGGAACCCCCGCATGGGTCCCTATATCTACGGCTCGCGCAACGGCATCCACATTCTCGACCTGACGCAGACCGTCCCGATGCTGGACCAGGCGCTGAACGTCATCCGCGAGACCGTCGCCAAGGGCGGCCGGGTGCTGTTCGTCGGCACCAAGCGCCAGGCGGCCGCATCGATCGCGGACGCGGCCGAGAAGTCGGCGCAGTACTACATGAACCACCGCTGGCTCGGCGGCACGCTGACCAACTGGAAGACCGTCTCCCAGTCGATCAACCGCCTCAAGCAGATCGACGAGTCGATGGAAGGTGGCTTTGGCGGCCTGACCAAGAAAGAACGCCTTGGCATGGAACGCGACCAGGAGAAGCTGCAGGCGTCTCTGGGCGGGATCCGCGAAATGGGCGGCGTGCCGGACCTGCTGTTCGTCATCGACGTCAAGAAAGAAGCGCTGGCCATCGCCGAAGCCAACAAGCTGGGCATCCCGGTCGTGGCCGTCGTCGACACCAACTGCAACCCCGAAGGCGTCGATTACGTGATCCCGGGCAACGATGACGCGGCCCGCGCCATCACGCTGTACTGCGAACTGGCCGCCAACGCCGCGCTGGAAGGCATGTCCGATCAGCTGGGCGCCGCCGGCGTCGACATCGGCGAGCTGGAAGAAGCGCCGGTCGAGGAGCTGGTCGAAGAGACCGCGCCCGCCGCAGCCGACGAGACCCCGGCCGAGGCCTGA